A single genomic interval of Desulfobotulus pelophilus harbors:
- the tig gene encoding trigger factor, protein MQVTVEDLSTVKKTLHIEIPGETVAKAVDAAYQDLKKTVKIKGFRPGKTPRSVLERMYKKDVHADVSQKLIQDAFVGAVRDNNLNFIGTPDIDAPDLDVFNEKEPLKVGITLEVRPEIGEVDFKGIAIRKTLYAFSEEEVDGQIEMLRRNLAKKVPITEERPARAGDFVLIDYEGRLVGGDVFDGTPVTENHAYLLGRNTLSPAFDENLEGMAVGETRTFDVSYDDQYINKAFAGKTISFTVTLKSIHEEILPELDADFAKNFGAFESVEDIREKIRENLQQGYDKRIEQEVNEQIFSELIGKTSFEVPDVMVNYELEGILEEAERAFSANGVTFEQLGQTRETLADEYRELAEKQVRRHLILGAIIHQEKLSLDKDEVEAGLEELARNFNQPVDLIRGFYESNPEKLEFLQHTLLEKKAIQLILENSVIEEVAPEAVEAADDEGAEA, encoded by the coding sequence ATGCAAGTTACGGTAGAAGATCTGAGCACGGTCAAAAAGACCCTGCACATTGAGATTCCAGGTGAAACGGTGGCCAAGGCAGTGGACGCCGCCTATCAGGATCTGAAGAAAACCGTGAAGATTAAGGGTTTCCGTCCCGGCAAGACACCCCGTTCCGTACTGGAGCGCATGTATAAAAAAGATGTTCACGCCGATGTTTCCCAAAAGCTGATTCAGGATGCATTTGTGGGCGCTGTGCGTGATAATAACCTGAACTTTATTGGTACTCCGGATATCGATGCACCAGATCTTGACGTCTTTAATGAAAAAGAACCTCTGAAGGTCGGCATTACTCTGGAGGTTCGGCCGGAAATTGGAGAAGTGGATTTTAAGGGCATTGCCATCCGTAAAACCCTGTACGCCTTCAGTGAAGAGGAGGTGGATGGTCAGATTGAAATGCTGCGTAGAAACCTTGCTAAAAAGGTGCCTATTACAGAGGAAAGACCTGCGAGAGCAGGAGATTTTGTCCTCATAGACTATGAGGGCCGCCTTGTGGGTGGAGACGTCTTTGACGGGACCCCTGTAACGGAGAATCATGCCTACCTTCTCGGCCGGAATACCCTTTCTCCTGCCTTTGATGAAAATCTGGAGGGCATGGCTGTCGGTGAAACGCGTACCTTTGACGTCAGCTATGACGATCAGTATATCAACAAGGCCTTTGCAGGTAAAACCATCTCCTTTACGGTGACTCTGAAATCCATTCATGAGGAAATTCTTCCGGAGTTGGATGCTGATTTTGCCAAAAATTTTGGTGCCTTTGAAAGCGTGGAGGATATCCGGGAAAAAATCAGGGAAAATCTGCAGCAGGGCTATGACAAACGCATTGAGCAGGAAGTGAATGAGCAGATTTTTTCAGAGCTTATAGGAAAAACCAGTTTTGAGGTTCCGGACGTCATGGTAAACTATGAGCTGGAGGGAATTCTGGAAGAGGCGGAAAGGGCTTTTTCTGCCAATGGGGTTACCTTTGAGCAGCTGGGTCAGACGCGGGAAACTCTGGCGGATGAATATCGTGAGCTTGCGGAAAAGCAGGTGCGTCGTCATCTGATTCTGGGGGCCATCATCCATCAGGAAAAACTGAGTCTGGACAAAGATGAGGTTGAGGCTGGACTTGAGGAGCTGGCCAGAAATTTCAACCAGCCTGTGGATCTTATCCGTGGTTTTTATGAGAGCAACCCGGAAAAACTTGAATTTTTACAGCATACCCTGCTTGAAAAAAAGGCCATACAGCTTATTTTAGAAAATAGTGTTATTGAAGAGGTTGCCCCTGAAGCGGTTGAGGCTGCGGATGATGAGGGTGCTGAAGCCTGA
- the clpP gene encoding ATP-dependent Clp endopeptidase proteolytic subunit ClpP has protein sequence MPLIPMVVEQSSRGERAYDIYSRLLKDRIVFLGSAVNDEIANLIVAQLLFLESEDPEKEINFYINSPGGVVTAGMAIYDTMQYIKPDVVTVCIGQAASMGALLLAAGADGKRYALPHSRIMIHQPLGGAQGQASDIQIQAREILRIKDTLNHILARHTKRDLASIEADTDRDHFMSGEEAKAYGIVDHVVASRDDLAAIIEKTEG, from the coding sequence GTGCCGCTGATTCCCATGGTTGTGGAACAAAGCAGCAGAGGCGAGAGAGCATACGATATTTATTCGCGGCTTCTCAAGGATCGTATTGTTTTCCTCGGTTCCGCAGTAAATGACGAGATTGCCAATCTCATTGTGGCCCAGTTGCTGTTTCTTGAGTCCGAAGATCCGGAAAAAGAAATCAATTTTTATATTAACTCTCCCGGCGGTGTGGTAACGGCCGGCATGGCCATTTATGACACCATGCAGTATATTAAGCCGGATGTGGTCACGGTGTGTATCGGTCAGGCAGCCAGCATGGGGGCCCTTCTTCTGGCTGCGGGGGCTGATGGTAAGCGGTATGCCCTGCCCCATTCCCGTATCATGATCCATCAGCCTCTGGGTGGAGCCCAGGGACAGGCTTCGGATATTCAGATTCAGGCTCGTGAAATTTTAAGAATTAAAGATACGCTGAATCATATTCTTGCCAGACATACCAAGAGGGATCTTGCGTCCATTGAAGCGGATACGGACCGGGATCATTTTATGAGTGGTGAGGAAGCCAAAGCTTACGGCATTGTCGACCATGTGGTGGCCAGCCGGGATGATCTTGCGGCTATTATCGAAAAAACGGAGGGCTAA